In one window of Plasmodium cynomolgi strain B DNA, chromosome 13, whole genome shotgun sequence DNA:
- a CDS encoding ubiquitin-conjugating enzyme E2 4 (putative), whose product MALKRITKELQDLNKDPPTNCSAGPIGDDLFFWQATIMGPGDSPYENGVYFLNIKFPPDYPFKPPKIIFTTKIYHPNINTSGAICLDILKDQWSPALTISKVLLSISSLLTDPNADDPLVPEIAHVYKTDRTKYHQTAKAWTQKYAQ is encoded by the exons ATGGCACTGAAAAGAATAACGAAG GAATTACAAGACTTGAATAAAGACCCCCCCACGAATTGCTCCGCGGGGCCAATTGGAGATGacctctttttttggcaaGCGACGATAATGGGACCAGGTGACAG TCCCTACGAAAACGGTGTGTACTTCCTGAATATAAAATTCCCCCCCGATTATCCGTTCAAGCCCCCCAAG ATTATCTTCACCACGAAAATATATCACCCCAATATAAACACGTCGGGCGCCATTTGCCTTGACATCCTGAAGGACCAATGGAGTCCCGCGCTAACCATCTCGAAGGTCCTCCTGTCCATATCGTCGTTATTAACGGACCCCAACGCAG ACGACCCGCTCGTGCCCGAAATCGCCCACGTGTACAAAACGGACAGAACAAAATATCATCAAACTGCAAAAGCCTGGACGCAAAAATATGCCCAATGA
- a CDS encoding hypothetical protein (putative), which yields MHRDLLEKERLMQRHEKHVKNRVVDNVIADVTCTGQGKTYLRKNEAAFEDYQTREKEKLKSFVKIENRRKENLQRNEDRWKLAEVNAQKEKDKTCALQKMPFKSEKNKTKCHHDIINHGYLNYNESIKMEMKKNVTVDA from the exons ATGCATCGCGACTTGTTAGAAAAGGAACGGTTAATGCAAAGGCATGAGAAGCATGTGAAGAATAGAGTGGTCGATAATGTAATAGCTGATGTTACATGCACGGGGCAGG GCAAAACCTACCTCAGGAAGAACGAAGCCGCGTTCGAGGACTACCAAACcagggagaaggaaaaactcaAGTCCTTCgtcaaaattgaaaataggCG GAAGGAGAACCTCCAAAGAAATGAAGATAGGTGGAAACTCGCTGAAGTGAATGCACaa aaagaaaaggataaaacCTGCGCGCTGCAAAAAATGCCATTCAAAAGCGAGAAGAATAAGACTAA GTGCCACCACGACATCATAAACCATGGGTACCTCAATTATAACGAgtccataaaaatggaaatgaaaaaaaatgtaacagtCGATGCGTGA
- a CDS encoding hypothetical protein (putative) encodes DFGLQGRAIITNRCRYQTNGGRSTQGRSSRGRSTQGRTTRGRNTQGRSGKRATPYYDLHDTKEEGMYRLINFEKLKKRASRKLNFMSIVDMTKGGGDSSNSSGCPSARSSSRSTVRSGEGAPSGDETSDSTANSEEDILNRTGVSYGASSESTEESKKESAALNDERNNNRTIDVYSYYYLGSHGEKSVLHKDVEKMEDGGNVIGGENLYDRLFVSGEEKRNWNRNLLNGGEVPSGGMHRTMSRENPEVHRGASVKMEQPGKTKQPRKTKQPRNKIERRNNAMLQINLRLYRNFKNVNVEVSRQNNLKGLNFKEMVVNFIRLVNKNILEMSERGEMDLSHEGNHCRGGFQDTSDVEEWCVPRGDVTKGGEAQAEAQTEAHTETHTETQTETQTELSLQHAERQHDPQLEIANCVCIFCSEKKKILTNEEMYICVFKYMDERKKEDTVIKPFFMHSYVFTAFINYFMHYGRVARVHRGGKPSGEKPSGEKRSGEKRSGGNLQLYKFDKKVTQKYGIKRVILFVAKRVTLTSVGIHMEGSSLLQGEEQEQEQGEEKTVVVINFFKWRMMRRRYEEIVKLKRRKKEKENVSILKTFFFVVNAIDEYCTLCNIRVDHSNGKKNVHERKRRHLSQPFCKREDNTHQNGCTFFGSSYFSHNEVRVSQIEDELNRNLANSRLQLALVDSLRVSAGRTLYLFPAHMLVLI; translated from the coding sequence GATTTTGGATTACAAGGGAGAGCTATAATTACAAACAGGTGTCGCTATCAGACGAACGGGGGTAGAAGCACGCAGGGTAGAAGCTCTCGGGGTAGGAGCACTCAGGGTAGAACCACTCGGGGCAGAAACACCCAGGGTagaagtggaaaaagggCAACTCCGTACTATGACCTGCATGACACGAAAGAGGAAGGGATGTATCgcttaataaattttgagaaattaaaaaagagagcTTCAAGGAAGTTAAACTTTATGAGTATAGTTGATATGACGAAGGGGGGTGGCGACTCGTCTAACTCGTCAGGGTGTCCTTCAGCACGATCGTCATCTCGTTCGACAGTACGTTCTGGAGAGGGTGCTCCCTCAGGGGACGAAACATCAGACAGCACGGCCAACTCGGAGGAAGATATTCTAAACCGCACGGGTGTGAGTTATGGGGCGTCCAGCGAATCAACtgaagaaagcaaaaaggagagtgcAGCTCTGAATGATGAGAGAAACAACAACAGGACCATCGACGTATACAGTTACTACTACCTGGGTAGCCACGGGGAAAAGTCGGTTCTGCATAAggatgtagaaaaaatggaggacgGTGGAAATGTCATTGGGGGTGAAAATTTATATGACCGTTTGTTTGTCtcgggggaggagaagcgaaatTGGAATAGGAATCTGCTGAATGGAGGGGAAGTCCCTTCGGGCGGGATGCATAGAACCATGAGTAGGGAGAATCCAGAAGTGCACAGGGGAGCGTCCGTAAAAATGGAGCAGCCTGGAAAAACGAAGCAGCCGCGAAAAACGAAGCAACCGCGTAACAAAATAGAGAGACGAAATAACGCCATGCTGCAAATTAATTTAAGACTGtacagaaattttaaaaatgtaaatgtaGAAGTATCACGACAGAATAACCTCAAAGGATTGAACTTCAAAGAAATGGTGGTTAATTTTATTCGACTCGTAAATAAGAATATACTGGAGATGAGTGAACGGGGAGAAATGGACCTATCACACGAAGGGAACCACTGTAGAGGGGGGTTCCAAGACACCAGCGATGTAGAAGAGTGGTGTGTTCCCAGGGGCGACGTCacgaaagggggagaagcacaagCAGAGGCACAAACGGAAGCACATACAGAAACACATACAGAAACACAAACAGAAACACAAACAGAGCTATCTTTGCAACACGCAGAGAGACAACATGACCCCCAGTTGGAGATCGCTAactgtgtgtgcattttttgttcagaaaaaaaaaaaattctcacaAACGaagaaatgtatatatgcgtatttaaatatatggacgaaagaaaaaaagaagacacTGTCATCAAGCCGTTTTTCATGCACAGCTATGTGTTCACTGCGTTCATCAATTATTTCATGCACTACGGGAGGGTTGCACGCGTGCACAGGGGGGGCAAACCAAGCGGTGAGAAACCAAGCGGTGAAAAACGAAGCGGTGAAAAGCGAAGCGGAGGAAATCTTCAGCTGTACAAATTTGACAAAAAGGTGACACAAAAATATGGCATCAAGCGGGTAATCCTTTTTGTGGCCAAAAGAGTGACACTGACAAGTGTGGGTATCCACATGGAAGGGTCGAGCTTGTTGCAGGGAGAGGAACAGGAACAGGAacaaggagaggaaaaaacggttgttgttattaatttttttaagtggaGAATGATGAGAAGACGTTACGAAGAGattgtaaaattaaagagacggaaaaaggaaaaggaaaatgtgagcattttaaaaacttttttttttgttgttaatGCGATCGATGAGTATTGCACGCTGTGTAACATCCGAGTGGATCACTccaatggaaaaaaaaacgttcacgaaagaaaaagaagacacTTAAGTCagccattttgcaaaagggagGATAATACCCATCAGAATGGGTGCACCTTCTTTGGctcttcttatttttcccataATGAGGTGAGGGTCAGCCAAATTGAGGACGAGCTAAACCGCAACTTGGCCAATTCGCGTCTGCAGTTGGCTCTCGTCGATTCTTTACGCGTCTCTGCGGGGCGCACGCTCTACCTCTTCCCCGCGCATATGCTCGTGCTCATCTGA